From a single Kitasatospora sp. NBC_00458 genomic region:
- a CDS encoding ATP-binding domain-containing protein, whose amino-acid sequence MSDTENGAPEEASTAPGTGDGAAVPAPAPVPAPAPAPSSGAEAGPGASAASAPAPASPPGDKADKAAAIAALAEAVRAVERSTGTGGVRLGPRGAAPAGGSAAAPPAAPEEAPPVRPAADGSGPEGPGTAAGAAAGPGSAAGATAGGGAATGVAATRSGPPVTDDQRAQALQATAEVLTAGGAPADLAPAAVAAFGDSAAEQLRDDPWTVLGLAGVRPEHADGFARGLLGSAAGPGDPRRAVALVAWVLEQGALRGHSALEIGDVTAGLDRLRVPDVAAAVQSAVLQGRAMPFQEPLTGAEAHAAGGDDEEDEAPTRTLLAPARLALAEESLADGLVRLMSTFVPGEDPADGDTGEEPATDGPPAGEDPDPDTEPEPEPEPGGDPEGDPEGVPADEAGGTTGPDGAGSGPEALTGESPAAPPAPGPTAWEAAAVAAPSSSASALVRAVAESPLVLHTGGEAARAEAAALLAAASGLGLRAWAATWTDQGRAAFAAPAEAPGAVPVVTLAELLAGAAGPGRDADDMLALDVLIVLDAPLLDVELAAALLESLADGTRLVLSGDPGQLWSAGPGRFFADLLAAKACPAVASRTPDFGPIGELVSGVGIGELQPVDAPDKEVVILTAKDGAEAVHRAVQLLTDSIPRALGIPAEQVVLLTPGHGGSAGTRALNAAAKARLNPGPGRFGGFDPNDRVADSPAPGHTRLARVLDGDATGLHLEYTDGTRRTVPPAEAGRLRHGWALTVHQAVGRRWPGAVVVLPDDAAAGLTRQWVYTAFGRGERHLSVVHAAGPALAQAVAERPASPRTTRLRAILAENAARTY is encoded by the coding sequence ATGAGTGACACGGAGAACGGCGCTCCGGAGGAGGCCTCGACGGCCCCCGGCACCGGTGACGGCGCCGCCGTCCCGGCACCTGCGCCCGTTCCTGCACCTGCTCCCGCTCCTTCGTCCGGGGCGGAGGCGGGGCCGGGGGCCTCCGCCGCGTCCGCGCCCGCGCCCGCATCCCCGCCCGGCGACAAGGCCGACAAGGCCGCGGCCATCGCGGCGCTGGCCGAGGCGGTCCGGGCCGTCGAACGGTCCACCGGGACCGGCGGCGTCCGGCTCGGGCCGCGCGGCGCCGCTCCGGCGGGTGGTTCCGCCGCCGCGCCTCCCGCCGCCCCCGAGGAGGCTCCGCCCGTCCGGCCCGCCGCGGACGGGAGCGGACCCGAGGGCCCGGGTACGGCTGCGGGCGCGGCTGCGGGCCCGGGTTCGGCTGCGGGCGCCACGGCCGGCGGCGGTGCCGCGACCGGCGTTGCCGCGACCAGGAGCGGCCCGCCCGTCACCGACGATCAGCGCGCGCAGGCGTTGCAGGCCACCGCCGAGGTCCTCACCGCCGGCGGCGCCCCCGCCGACCTGGCCCCCGCCGCCGTGGCCGCGTTCGGCGACAGCGCCGCCGAGCAGCTGCGCGACGACCCGTGGACGGTCCTGGGCCTGGCCGGTGTCCGGCCCGAGCACGCCGACGGCTTCGCCCGCGGCCTGCTCGGCTCCGCGGCCGGTCCCGGCGACCCGCGTCGCGCCGTCGCCCTGGTCGCCTGGGTGCTGGAGCAGGGAGCATTGCGCGGCCACTCGGCCCTGGAGATCGGCGACGTCACCGCCGGCCTCGACCGGCTGCGCGTGCCGGACGTCGCCGCGGCCGTCCAGTCCGCCGTGCTCCAGGGCCGGGCGATGCCGTTCCAGGAGCCGCTCACCGGTGCCGAGGCGCACGCCGCCGGCGGCGACGACGAGGAGGACGAGGCGCCGACCCGCACCCTGCTCGCGCCGGCCCGGCTGGCCCTCGCGGAGGAGAGCCTGGCGGACGGTCTGGTCCGGCTGATGTCGACCTTCGTCCCCGGCGAGGACCCGGCGGACGGCGACACCGGTGAGGAGCCCGCCACCGACGGCCCGCCGGCCGGCGAGGACCCGGACCCGGACACGGAGCCGGAGCCGGAGCCGGAGCCGGGCGGCGACCCGGAAGGCGACCCGGAAGGCGTCCCGGCGGACGAAGCCGGCGGGACCACGGGCCCGGACGGCGCCGGGAGCGGACCGGAGGCCCTCACCGGGGAGTCCCCGGCGGCGCCCCCCGCGCCCGGACCGACGGCCTGGGAGGCCGCGGCCGTCGCGGCGCCGTCCTCCTCCGCGAGCGCCCTGGTCCGCGCCGTCGCCGAGAGCCCGCTCGTCCTGCACACCGGCGGCGAGGCCGCCCGCGCGGAGGCGGCCGCCCTGCTGGCCGCCGCCTCCGGCCTCGGGCTGCGCGCCTGGGCCGCCACCTGGACCGACCAGGGCCGCGCCGCCTTCGCCGCACCCGCCGAGGCACCCGGCGCCGTCCCCGTCGTCACCCTGGCCGAACTGCTGGCCGGTGCGGCCGGCCCCGGCCGGGACGCCGACGACATGCTCGCGCTCGACGTCCTGATCGTCCTGGACGCCCCCCTGCTGGACGTCGAACTGGCCGCCGCCCTGCTGGAATCGCTGGCCGACGGCACCCGGCTGGTGCTCAGCGGCGACCCGGGCCAGCTCTGGTCGGCCGGCCCCGGCCGGTTCTTCGCCGACCTGCTCGCCGCCAAGGCCTGCCCGGCGGTCGCCTCGCGCACACCGGACTTCGGCCCGATCGGCGAGCTGGTCTCCGGCGTCGGCATCGGCGAGCTCCAGCCGGTCGACGCCCCGGACAAGGAGGTGGTCATCCTCACCGCCAAGGACGGCGCCGAGGCCGTCCACCGCGCCGTCCAGCTGCTCACCGACTCCATCCCGCGCGCCCTCGGCATCCCGGCCGAGCAGGTGGTGCTCCTCACCCCCGGCCACGGCGGCAGCGCCGGCACCCGGGCCCTGAACGCCGCCGCCAAGGCCCGGCTGAACCCGGGCCCGGGCCGGTTCGGCGGCTTCGACCCGAACGACCGGGTGGCCGACTCCCCCGCCCCCGGCCACACCCGGCTGGCCCGGGTGCTCGACGGCGACGCCACCGGACTGCACCTGGAGTACACGGACGGCACCCGCCGGACGGTCCCGCCGGCCGAGGCCGGACGGCTCCGGCACGGCTGGGCCCTGACCGTCCACCAGGCCGTCGGCCGCCGCTGGCCCGGCGCGGTGGTCGTGCTGCCCGACGACGCGGCCGCGGGGCTCACCCGCCAGTGGGTCTACACCGCCTTCGGCCGCGGCGAACGCCACCTCTCGGTGGTCCACGCCGCCGGACCGGCGCTCGCCCAGGCCGTCGCCGAGCGCCCGGCCTCCCCCCGCACCACCCGGCTCCGCGCGATCCTCGCCGAGAACGCCGCCCGGACGTACTGA
- a CDS encoding DUF5703 family protein, with protein sequence MTPPKPVRQPEYEYQSLRMPRGTSRNAARQLLTDHAEYGHWELDRLSLFPDGSRTVLLRRRIIRQVRSW encoded by the coding sequence TTGACCCCACCGAAGCCGGTCCGGCAGCCGGAGTACGAGTACCAGTCGCTGCGCATGCCCCGCGGGACCTCCCGCAACGCGGCACGCCAACTACTCACCGATCACGCCGAGTACGGGCACTGGGAACTGGACAGGCTCAGCCTGTTCCCGGACGGCAGCCGGACCGTGCTGCTGCGCCGGCGGATCATCCGGCAGGTCCGGAGCTGGTGA
- a CDS encoding SDR family NAD(P)-dependent oxidoreductase, which translates to MDLQLTDKVVVVTGASAGIGEAAVRLLAAEGAVVVGVARSPEGVTALGERVEAVAADVTDPGAAGLVVERVLARHGRLDALVNNVGGLDARPGFLEVTDEQWLAAFDLNFHSAVRMSRAALPALLRGGGALVHVASEAARLPDSPLVDYAAAKTALLSLSKSLAVEFGPRGVRSNVVSPGPTRTRLWDAPGGFAEQLAEGFGLPVEEAVDHFVREVRRLPSARLGTPEDVARVIAYLASPLAGQVTGAEWAVDGGALRQL; encoded by the coding sequence ATGGATCTTCAGCTCACCGACAAGGTGGTCGTCGTCACCGGCGCCTCCGCCGGGATCGGCGAGGCCGCCGTACGGCTGCTCGCCGCCGAGGGGGCGGTCGTGGTCGGCGTGGCCCGCTCGCCGGAGGGCGTCACGGCACTCGGCGAGCGGGTGGAGGCGGTGGCCGCTGACGTGACCGACCCCGGTGCGGCGGGCCTCGTCGTCGAACGGGTACTGGCCCGGCACGGACGGCTGGACGCCCTGGTCAACAACGTCGGCGGCCTGGACGCCCGGCCCGGCTTCCTGGAGGTCACCGACGAGCAGTGGCTCGCCGCCTTCGACCTCAACTTCCACTCCGCGGTGCGGATGAGCCGCGCCGCACTGCCCGCACTGCTGCGCGGGGGCGGCGCACTGGTGCACGTCGCCAGCGAGGCCGCGCGGCTGCCCGACAGTCCGCTGGTGGACTACGCGGCTGCCAAGACCGCACTGCTCTCGCTCTCGAAGTCGCTCGCCGTCGAGTTCGGCCCGCGCGGCGTCCGCTCCAACGTGGTCTCGCCGGGGCCGACCCGGACCCGGCTCTGGGACGCGCCCGGCGGCTTCGCCGAGCAGCTCGCCGAGGGCTTCGGACTGCCCGTCGAGGAGGCCGTCGACCACTTCGTCCGCGAGGTCAGGCGTCTGCCGAGCGCCCGGCTGGGCACGCCCGAGGACGTCGCACGGGTGATCGCCTACCTGGCCTCGCCGCTGGCCGGGCAGGTCACCGGCGCCGAGTGGGCGGTCGACGGCGGCGCACTCCGCCAGCTCTGA
- a CDS encoding M20/M25/M40 family metallo-hydrolase, whose amino-acid sequence MARWGAGAGQRRGVTVSERSESAGRAAAKVTGESEVAEICRDLIRIDTSNYGDGSGPGERKAAEYVAEQLAEFGLEPQIFESAKGRASTVVRIEGEDRSRPGLLIHGHTDVVPANAADWTYDPFAGEIADGCVWGRGAVDMKDMDAMTLAVVRDRLRTGRKPPRDLVLAFLADEEAGGTYGARYLVDKHPGLFEGVTEAIGEVGGFSFTVNDQARLYLIETAEKGMHWMRLSVEGRAGHGSMENDDNAITELCEAVARLGRHQFPLRITKTVRAFLDELSDALGVELDPEDMDETLRVLGGIAKMIGTTLRNTAQPTMLGAGYKVNVIPGQATAHVDGRFLPGYEEEFLAELDSVLGPRVKRESLHSDKAIETSFDGALVEAMQSALRAEDPIARAVPYCLSGGTDAKSFQDLGIRCFGFAPLQLPPELDFAGMFHGVDERVPVDGLKFGVRVLDRFIDAC is encoded by the coding sequence ATGGCGCGCTGGGGCGCCGGTGCGGGCCAGAGACGAGGAGTGACCGTGAGCGAACGGAGCGAGTCGGCGGGGCGGGCGGCGGCGAAGGTGACGGGCGAGTCCGAGGTCGCCGAGATCTGCCGCGATCTGATCCGGATCGACACCAGCAACTACGGCGACGGTTCCGGTCCGGGCGAGCGGAAGGCCGCCGAGTACGTGGCCGAGCAGCTCGCCGAGTTCGGTCTCGAACCGCAGATCTTCGAGTCGGCGAAGGGACGTGCCTCCACCGTCGTCCGGATCGAGGGCGAGGACAGGTCGCGGCCCGGCCTGCTGATCCACGGGCACACGGACGTGGTGCCGGCCAACGCCGCGGACTGGACGTACGACCCGTTCGCCGGGGAGATCGCCGACGGCTGCGTCTGGGGCCGCGGCGCGGTGGACATGAAGGACATGGACGCGATGACCCTGGCGGTCGTCCGGGACCGGCTGCGCACCGGGCGCAAGCCCCCGCGTGACCTGGTGCTGGCCTTCCTCGCAGACGAGGAGGCGGGCGGCACGTACGGCGCGCGGTACCTGGTGGACAAGCACCCGGGGCTGTTCGAGGGCGTGACCGAGGCGATCGGCGAGGTCGGCGGCTTCTCCTTCACGGTCAACGACCAGGCCCGCCTCTACCTGATCGAGACGGCCGAGAAGGGCATGCACTGGATGCGGCTCAGCGTCGAGGGCCGGGCCGGGCACGGGTCGATGGAGAACGACGACAACGCGATCACCGAGCTGTGCGAGGCGGTGGCCCGGCTCGGCCGCCACCAGTTCCCGCTGCGGATCACCAAGACCGTCCGGGCCTTCCTGGACGAGCTGTCGGACGCGCTGGGCGTCGAGCTCGACCCGGAGGACATGGACGAGACGCTCCGGGTGCTCGGCGGCATCGCCAAGATGATCGGCACCACGCTGCGCAACACCGCCCAGCCGACCATGCTCGGCGCCGGGTACAAGGTGAACGTGATCCCCGGGCAGGCCACGGCGCACGTGGACGGGCGCTTCCTGCCCGGCTACGAGGAGGAGTTCCTGGCCGAGCTGGACAGCGTGCTCGGTCCGCGGGTGAAGCGGGAGAGCCTGCACTCGGACAAGGCCATCGAGACCAGCTTCGACGGCGCGCTGGTCGAGGCCATGCAGAGCGCGCTGCGGGCCGAGGACCCGATCGCCCGGGCGGTTCCGTACTGCCTCTCCGGCGGGACGGACGCCAAGTCGTTCCAGGACCTCGGGATCCGCTGCTTCGGCTTCGCCCCGCTGCAGCTGCCGCCGGAGCTGGACTTCGCCGGGATGTTCCACGGCGTGGACGAGCGGGTGCCGGTGGACGGGCTGAAGTTCGGCGTGCGGGTGCTGGACCGGTTCATCGACGCCTGCTGA
- a CDS encoding MarR family winged helix-turn-helix transcriptional regulator — MTTFTHDGDTLALEAAAAARSAFHAVERLRAHGSEGRGLSAGALDVLVRLGAAGGDADGPAGLTVGELARAGGVSSRNVTGLVDTLEREGLARRSADPHDRRAVRVTATPEGLAWLEAFRAPTERAMAAVFRGFSPDELAQLRHLCLRLVENQRRVEAYLAAGRPESSGE, encoded by the coding sequence ATGACCACGTTCACCCACGACGGAGACACCCTCGCGCTGGAGGCGGCGGCCGCGGCCCGCTCGGCGTTCCACGCGGTGGAGCGGCTGCGCGCGCACGGTTCCGAGGGGCGCGGACTGAGCGCGGGCGCGCTGGACGTGCTGGTCAGGCTGGGCGCCGCCGGCGGGGACGCCGACGGCCCGGCGGGCCTCACCGTCGGCGAGCTGGCACGGGCGGGGGGCGTCAGCTCGCGCAACGTGACCGGGCTGGTCGACACCCTGGAGCGGGAGGGTCTGGCCCGCCGGTCGGCCGACCCGCACGACCGCCGGGCGGTGCGGGTCACCGCCACCCCGGAGGGGCTGGCCTGGCTGGAGGCGTTCCGGGCGCCGACCGAACGGGCCATGGCCGCGGTCTTCCGAGGGTTCTCACCGGACGAACTCGCCCAGCTCCGCCACCTCTGCCTGCGGCTGGTGGAGAACCAGCGACGGGTCGAGGCGTACCTGGCGGCGGGACGGCCGGAGTCCTCCGGGGAGTAG
- a CDS encoding chloride channel protein — translation MPEQSGDPTLRRLLLTKGYIALLLIAALVGAPVSLAAFGFVSLEHELQHWIWESLPEALGYDRSPWWWPMPLLLVAGLLVAPIITRMPGRGGHVPVDGLGGPPVMPNAVPGVILAALVCLPLGVVLGPEAPLMAMGSGLALLAVSSARRTAQPQLAPVLGAAGSTAAISTIFGSPLVAAVMMIEAAGLGGPRLIALILPCLLASGIGALVFTGFGHWTGLSIGALSLPSVPPSGTPDPGDFLWGVPVAVGVAVVCVAGQMLGHRVKAYTTGDPAGPGGPAAVPTPRQTAVRTVLCAVAVGVTITAYALMTGRSPEQDALSGQSTLGALAADPGSWSEGALLGLVLCKAVGWGIALGSLRGGPIFPAVLIGGAMGVACGPLPGLGVGPGLAAGLAASGAAVTRLPVTSTVLATALLGSSATDAMPLLIVAAVTAFITGELLRSLRDRRTAARTA, via the coding sequence ATGCCCGAGCAGAGCGGTGATCCCACCCTGCGCCGTCTGCTGCTGACCAAGGGCTACATCGCCCTCCTGCTGATCGCGGCGCTGGTCGGTGCCCCGGTCTCGCTGGCGGCCTTCGGCTTCGTCAGCCTGGAGCACGAACTCCAGCACTGGATCTGGGAGAGCCTCCCGGAGGCCCTCGGCTACGACCGCTCGCCCTGGTGGTGGCCGATGCCGCTGCTGCTGGTCGCCGGACTGCTGGTGGCGCCGATCATCACCCGGATGCCCGGTCGCGGCGGCCACGTCCCGGTCGACGGACTCGGCGGACCGCCGGTCATGCCGAACGCCGTGCCCGGTGTCATCCTGGCGGCGCTCGTCTGCCTGCCGCTCGGTGTGGTGCTCGGTCCGGAGGCGCCGCTGATGGCGATGGGCAGCGGACTGGCGCTGCTCGCCGTGAGCTCCGCCCGGCGCACCGCCCAGCCCCAGCTGGCACCCGTGCTCGGCGCGGCCGGTTCGACGGCGGCGATCTCCACCATCTTCGGCAGCCCGCTGGTCGCCGCCGTGATGATGATCGAGGCGGCCGGGCTCGGCGGCCCGCGGCTGATCGCGCTGATCCTGCCCTGTCTGCTGGCCAGCGGCATCGGCGCGCTGGTGTTCACCGGCTTCGGCCACTGGACCGGGCTGTCGATCGGCGCGCTCTCGCTGCCCTCGGTACCGCCCAGCGGCACCCCCGATCCGGGCGACTTCCTCTGGGGCGTGCCGGTCGCCGTCGGCGTCGCCGTGGTCTGCGTGGCCGGCCAGATGCTCGGCCACCGGGTCAAGGCCTACACCACCGGGGACCCGGCGGGCCCCGGCGGCCCCGCCGCGGTGCCGACCCCCCGGCAGACGGCGGTCCGGACGGTGCTCTGCGCGGTCGCGGTCGGCGTCACCATCACCGCGTACGCGCTGATGACGGGCCGCTCGCCGGAGCAGGACGCGCTCTCCGGACAGTCGACCCTCGGCGCCCTCGCCGCCGACCCCGGCTCCTGGTCGGAGGGCGCACTGCTGGGGCTGGTCCTCTGCAAGGCGGTCGGCTGGGGCATCGCGCTCGGCAGCCTGCGCGGCGGCCCGATCTTCCCGGCGGTGCTGATCGGCGGCGCCATGGGGGTGGCCTGCGGCCCGCTGCCGGGCCTCGGCGTCGGGCCGGGCCTGGCGGCCGGCCTGGCCGCCTCCGGCGCGGCGGTGACGCGGCTGCCGGTCACCAGCACCGTGCTGGCGACGGCGCTGCTGGGATCGAGCGCGACGGACGCGATGCCGTTGCTGATCGTGGCCGCCGTGACGGCCTTCATCACCGGCGAACTCCTCCGCAGCCTGCGGGACCGCCGCACCGCCGCCCGGACCGCCTGA
- a CDS encoding TetR family transcriptional regulator: MREALVAAAFELFLERGFEQTTIDDIVSLAGVGRRSFFRYFPAKEDVVFPDHERSLAEMTEFLESGTGDEDPVRRASDAARLVLRMYAEQPSFSVQRYRLTRKVPGLRAYELSVVWRYEHTLAHYLRGRFGDSPDGPLRADVIAAAVVAAHNHALRTWLRSGGESDWVAEVDRAMSYVTGALGDRPGGAAPDGSGAAGPAALPGTGAGSAIRAGGSGAGADDDVVVLVASRSAPLWRMVQGIESALGESHRVRQD; the protein is encoded by the coding sequence ATGCGCGAGGCGCTGGTCGCCGCCGCCTTCGAGCTCTTCCTGGAACGCGGATTCGAACAGACCACGATCGACGACATCGTCTCGCTCGCCGGTGTCGGCCGGCGCTCCTTCTTCCGCTACTTCCCGGCCAAGGAGGACGTGGTCTTCCCCGACCACGAGCGCAGCCTCGCCGAGATGACGGAGTTCCTGGAGTCCGGCACCGGTGACGAGGACCCGGTCCGGCGGGCCAGCGACGCCGCCCGGCTGGTGCTGCGGATGTACGCCGAGCAGCCGTCCTTCTCCGTCCAGCGCTACCGGCTCACCCGCAAGGTGCCCGGCCTGCGCGCCTACGAGCTCTCCGTGGTCTGGCGGTACGAGCACACCCTCGCGCACTACCTGCGCGGCCGCTTCGGCGACAGCCCCGACGGGCCGCTGCGGGCCGACGTGATCGCCGCCGCCGTGGTCGCCGCGCACAACCACGCGCTGCGCACCTGGCTGCGCTCGGGCGGCGAGAGCGACTGGGTGGCCGAGGTGGACCGGGCGATGTCGTACGTCACCGGCGCCCTGGGCGACCGGCCCGGCGGTGCGGCGCCGGACGGTTCCGGGGCCGCCGGTCCCGCCGCCCTCCCGGGGACCGGTGCCGGCTCGGCGATCCGGGCGGGCGGTTCCGGGGCCGGGGCGGACGACGACGTCGTGGTGCTGGTCGCCAGCCGCAGCGCTCCGCTCTGGCGGATGGTCCAGGGCATCGAGAGCGCGCTGGGGGAGTCCCACCGGGTCCGGCAGGACTGA
- a CDS encoding aldo/keto reductase: MEKRHLGRTGLQVSRLGLGTMTWGRDTDEQEAAEQLKEFVDAGGNLVDTADVYADGDAEYLLSRLTDSLVPRSDLVIATKAGSVPASGRRFDGSRGHLLAALDASLRRLGTDYVDLWQVHAFDPATPVEETLSALDIAVASGRARYVGVCDYSGWQLAKASTWQNAHHGRVPLAGAQLEYSLLQRGIEREAVPAARDGGVGLLASSPLGRGVLTGKYRHGVPQDSRGASPYLSGFVQPYLGERSRRIVDAVATAADGLASSPLAVALAWVRDRPGVASALVGARTVAQLQAALSVEDLTLPGEIRGALDDISAPVHRYPDQGWSEL, from the coding sequence ATGGAAAAGCGTCACCTCGGCCGCACCGGGCTGCAGGTTTCCCGGCTCGGCCTCGGCACCATGACCTGGGGCCGCGACACCGACGAGCAGGAGGCCGCCGAACAGCTCAAGGAGTTCGTCGACGCGGGCGGCAACCTGGTGGACACCGCCGACGTGTACGCCGACGGCGACGCCGAGTACCTGCTCTCCCGGCTCACCGACAGCCTGGTCCCCCGCTCCGACCTGGTCATCGCCACCAAGGCGGGCAGCGTGCCCGCCTCCGGCCGCCGCTTCGACGGTTCCCGCGGCCACCTGCTCGCCGCCCTGGACGCCTCGCTGCGACGGCTCGGCACCGACTACGTCGACCTCTGGCAGGTGCACGCCTTCGACCCGGCCACACCGGTCGAGGAGACGCTCAGCGCCCTCGACATCGCCGTCGCCTCCGGACGCGCCCGCTACGTCGGGGTCTGCGACTACAGCGGCTGGCAGCTCGCCAAGGCCTCCACCTGGCAGAACGCCCACCACGGCCGGGTCCCGCTGGCCGGCGCGCAGCTGGAGTACTCGCTGCTCCAGCGCGGCATCGAGCGGGAGGCGGTGCCCGCCGCCCGGGACGGCGGCGTCGGCCTGCTCGCCTCCTCCCCGCTCGGGCGCGGCGTGCTCACCGGCAAGTACCGGCACGGCGTCCCCCAGGACTCGCGGGGCGCCTCGCCCTACCTCTCCGGGTTCGTCCAGCCGTACCTCGGGGAGCGCTCGCGACGGATCGTGGACGCCGTCGCCACCGCCGCCGACGGGCTCGCCAGCAGCCCGCTGGCGGTGGCGCTCGCCTGGGTCCGGGACCGGCCCGGGGTGGCGAGCGCACTGGTCGGGGCACGGACGGTGGCCCAGCTGCAGGCGGCGTTGTCGGTGGAGGACCTTACGCTTCCGGGTGAGATCCGCGGTGCGCTCGACGACATCTCGGCGCCGGTCCACCGCTACCCCGACCAGGGGTGGAGCGAGCTGTAG
- a CDS encoding ester cyclase, which yields MRSPKRPRTTAAVTAAALAGLLAAAVAFGTAATTATASTTARGSAGDRGPGADRAWSLVDRSPGLVRPRALTVDGSLGKRRAAQEIRLAQQLYTFWNTGDRRYLDAAVDRDFRDNTLPEGRPQGPAGPAFASRAFRAAVPDLSCELADLMITGDRITARLVFRGHFTGVSDGVAGHGQRVEFNAIDIQHVGTDRITEDWHIEDNRTLLAQLGAATG from the coding sequence ATGCGCTCGCCGAAGCGTCCCCGCACCACCGCCGCCGTCACCGCCGCCGCGCTCGCCGGTCTGCTCGCCGCCGCCGTCGCGTTCGGGACCGCCGCCACCACAGCCACCGCCTCCACCACCGCACGCGGTTCGGCCGGTGACCGCGGTCCCGGCGCCGACCGGGCCTGGAGCCTGGTGGACCGTTCGCCGGGCCTGGTCCGGCCACGCGCGCTGACCGTCGACGGGTCGCTCGGCAAGCGCCGGGCCGCCCAGGAGATCCGGCTCGCCCAGCAGCTCTACACCTTCTGGAACACCGGCGACCGGCGGTACCTGGACGCCGCCGTCGACCGGGACTTCCGGGACAACACGCTCCCGGAGGGCCGCCCGCAGGGCCCGGCCGGGCCGGCCTTCGCCTCGCGCGCCTTCCGCGCGGCCGTGCCGGACCTCAGCTGCGAACTCGCCGACCTGATGATCACCGGCGACCGGATCACCGCGAGGCTCGTCTTCCGCGGCCACTTCACCGGCGTGTCCGACGGCGTCGCGGGGCACGGCCAGCGGGTCGAGTTCAACGCGATCGACATCCAGCACGTCGGGACCGACCGGATCACCGAGGACTGGCACATCGAGGACAACCGCACGCTGCTCGCCCAACTCGGCGCCGCCACCGGCTGA
- a CDS encoding zinc ribbon domain-containing protein YjdM: MSENPPPCPKCSSEYTYEMDALIVCPECGHEWAAAGGGAGEAGGTGDRVVRDAVGNVLTDGDTVTVVKALKVKGSASGIKAGTKVRNIRLVDGVDGHDIDCRIEGFGAMQLKSSVVKKA; encoded by the coding sequence ATGAGTGAGAATCCGCCGCCCTGCCCCAAGTGTTCGAGTGAGTACACCTATGAGATGGATGCCCTGATCGTCTGCCCGGAGTGCGGGCACGAGTGGGCGGCGGCCGGTGGGGGTGCCGGGGAGGCCGGGGGTACCGGGGACCGGGTCGTGCGGGACGCGGTCGGGAACGTGCTGACTGACGGGGACACCGTGACGGTGGTCAAGGCGCTCAAGGTGAAGGGGAGCGCCTCGGGGATCAAGGCGGGAACCAAGGTGCGGAACATCCGGCTGGTCGACGGGGTGGACGGGCACGACATCGACTGCCGGATCGAGGGGTTCGGCGCGATGCAGCTGAAGTCGAGCGTGGTGAAGAAGGCCTGA
- a CDS encoding chaplin translates to MRNVAKKGLLTAVATGSVLASTAGYAYASAGAEGDAVGSPGVASGNSVQVPVHVPVNACGNTVDVIGVLNPAYGNNCANASGRSGAGGHAGSGAAASGSGASGTAVGSPGVVSGNSIQAPVHIPVNACGNSVDVVGAANPAFGNDCANAPAPVHTPPATPDEDCPEEHGPHNPPPPATSHPTTPPTHTPGSGETTPGVPRAGGPTATTPSGGTPSAAATGGAGQARPSGQAVPASARTGSPSAAPSAVGSELASTGAGSTELLGAAGLALLIGGGVLYRRARAGAR, encoded by the coding sequence ATGAGGAATGTAGCCAAGAAGGGGCTCCTCACGGCCGTGGCCACCGGCAGTGTGCTGGCCTCGACCGCCGGCTACGCCTATGCGAGCGCCGGGGCGGAGGGGGACGCGGTGGGGTCACCGGGCGTGGCCTCCGGCAACTCGGTGCAGGTGCCGGTCCACGTGCCCGTCAACGCCTGTGGCAACACGGTCGACGTGATCGGCGTGCTGAACCCGGCGTACGGCAACAACTGCGCCAACGCCTCCGGGCGTTCGGGTGCGGGCGGGCACGCCGGGTCGGGTGCCGCTGCCTCGGGGTCCGGCGCCTCCGGTACCGCGGTCGGCTCCCCGGGCGTGGTCTCCGGCAACAGCATCCAGGCCCCCGTGCACATCCCGGTGAACGCCTGCGGCAACTCGGTCGACGTGGTGGGCGCCGCCAACCCCGCCTTCGGCAACGACTGCGCCAACGCGCCCGCACCGGTGCACACCCCGCCCGCCACCCCGGACGAGGACTGCCCGGAGGAGCACGGCCCGCACAACCCGCCGCCGCCCGCCACCAGCCACCCGACCACGCCGCCCACCCATACCCCGGGCAGCGGCGAGACCACGCCCGGCGTCCCGCGCGCCGGCGGTCCGACCGCCACCACCCCGTCCGGCGGCACCCCGAGTGCCGCCGCCACCGGTGGAGCGGGCCAGGCGCGCCCGAGCGGCCAGGCGGTGCCGGCCTCCGCGCGGACCGGCAGCCCGTCCGCGGCCCCGTCGGCCGTCGGCAGTGAGCTGGCCTCGACCGGTGCCGGTTCGACCGAACTGCTCGGTGCGGCAGGTCTGGCGCTGCTGATCGGCGGCGGCGTCCTCTACCGCCGCGCTCGCGCCGGGGCCCGCTGA
- a CDS encoding chaplin — protein sequence MKVKKIAAVTAATGGLLLAAAGVASAHGGAGAEGVAAGSPGVVSGNQIQIPVHIPVNLCGNTISVIGVLNPAFGNHCANV from the coding sequence ATGAAGGTCAAGAAGATCGCCGCCGTTACCGCCGCCACCGGTGGTCTGCTGCTCGCCGCCGCCGGTGTCGCCTCCGCTCACGGCGGGGCCGGCGCCGAGGGCGTGGCCGCCGGTTCCCCGGGTGTCGTGTCGGGCAACCAGATCCAGATCCCGGTGCACATCCCGGTCAACCTGTGCGGCAACACCATCAGCGTGATCGGCGTGCTGAACCCGGCGTTCGGCAACCACTGCGCCAACGTCTGA